Genomic segment of Bacteroidota bacterium:
GCTACCCTTCTTTAAATTAATTATATGAAAAAAAATTTTTATTACCTGCTGGTATTGTTTATAGTTTCCGCCTGCGGAAGATTCAGTAATAGGGAAACAGACGGTAAAAAAGATATGAGGATCGTATGCCTGTCAAAACATTTGACAGAAATGGTATATGCATTGGGTAAAGGTCATGATCTTGTAGCTGTAGATCTGAGCAGTACGTATCCTGATAGTGCCAGGTTGCTTAAGACAGTTGGCTATCACCGTGCATTAAGTCCTGAAAGTATTATTGCAATGGATCCTGACCTGGTTATTCATAGCAATGATATCGGGCCGGAGAATGTATTGCCACAGATCACCAATGCGGGGTTGAACATAAAAGTATTTGGTGGGGCTAATACAATTGATAGTGCAAAGATTTTATTGAAAGAGTTAGGAAGTTTCTTTGGGGAAGAAAAGAAAGCTGATTCAATTAGTAGAAAAATAGATGCTGATATTGCAGCCGCAGCTGATTCATTAAAAGCAATGAATTTAAAAGATACTTTGAGTGTAATGATCATTCATTTCGGCAGGGCCAACAATATTTATTTTGTAATGAGTGGCCGCAGAGGGGTGGGAGATAAAATGATCGCATTGGCCGGAGGTAAAACAGCGATCTATGATGCAAAAGGTGCAAGACAGATCAGCGCAGAAGCTGTAGCGGCTGCTAATCCTGATATTATTATTGCAACTGATTTTGGTTTTGACCAGATGGGAAATATGGACAAGTTTATTGAAGGTGTTCCCGGTGTAGCATTAACAAATGCAGGAAAGAATAAACGCATTGTTCGTTTTGAAGAACATGACCTTGTGTATTTCGGCCCACGTACTGGTGAAAATATTATTAAACTAATGAAACTTTTATATCCAGCCGGTGTTCAGACAAAGTAAATTTTTCTTTCCTGTGCTGATCGCTTTATTAGTGATCGTGACAATCTGCGCTATTGCATTTGGTGCAGTAAGTATTCGTCCTATAGAAATGTTTTCAGCTATTAAACATTTTTTTACCGGGGAAAAACCAGCAAATATTTATGAAGCTGTTTTTATTCAGCTGCGCTTACCTCGTGTATTGCTTTGCGGTATCACCGGGGCAATACTTGCTGTAAGTGGAGTATTAATGCAGGGATTATTCCGCAACCCGATCGTAGAGCCGGGATTGATAGGAACAAGCAGCGGTGCAGCATTTGGAGCTTCTTTTGTTTTTGTAATGGCTGCTAAATGGCCACCAACAATCAAAAGTCAGTTTGGTCCTTTTCTTACTCCGCTATTTGCGTTTGCAGGTGCATTGCTGGCAACATATCTCGTGTATGTGTTGGCAAAAAATGCAAAACGTATTTCTATTATTTCTTTATTGCTGATCGGTATTGCTATCAATGCCGTCGGTATGAGTGGCACCGGATTTATGAGTTATATCGCAAGAGATCCGCAGGCGAGGAGTATTACTTTCTGGAACCTCGGCACTTTTTCCGGTGCAAGTTGGATGCAGGTTGGTATCGTTGGCACTGTTGCTGCTATCATGTTTATCATTTCTTTTCGTTATTCAAAGCAATTGAATGCATTGCTTCTCGGCGAAGAAGAAGCCAGTTATCTCGGTGTTGATACCGACAAACTGAAAAGAAGGGTAATGATATTAAACACGGCAATGGTATCTGTCGCTACTGCATTTGTGGGTGTTATCAGTTTTATGGGATTGATCGTTCCGCATATTTTGCGTTTGCTGATAGGAAGTGATAATAAACGATTGCTCCCTGCATCGATGATAGTTGGGGCTACGTTGCTTTTACTTGCTGATATGTGTGCAAGATTATTATTGGCTCCGGCAGAAATCCCAATTGGTATTATTACTTCATTGGTTGGAGCACCTGTATTTATTATTTTATTAAAACGCTT
This window contains:
- a CDS encoding ABC transporter substrate-binding protein, which encodes MKKNFYYLLVLFIVSACGRFSNRETDGKKDMRIVCLSKHLTEMVYALGKGHDLVAVDLSSTYPDSARLLKTVGYHRALSPESIIAMDPDLVIHSNDIGPENVLPQITNAGLNIKVFGGANTIDSAKILLKELGSFFGEEKKADSISRKIDADIAAAADSLKAMNLKDTLSVMIIHFGRANNIYFVMSGRRGVGDKMIALAGGKTAIYDAKGARQISAEAVAAANPDIIIATDFGFDQMGNMDKFIEGVPGVALTNAGKNKRIVRFEEHDLVYFGPRTGENIIKLMKLLYPAGVQTK
- a CDS encoding iron ABC transporter permease — encoded protein: MQPVFRQSKFFFPVLIALLVIVTICAIAFGAVSIRPIEMFSAIKHFFTGEKPANIYEAVFIQLRLPRVLLCGITGAILAVSGVLMQGLFRNPIVEPGLIGTSSGAAFGASFVFVMAAKWPPTIKSQFGPFLTPLFAFAGALLATYLVYVLAKNAKRISIISLLLIGIAINAVGMSGTGFMSYIARDPQARSITFWNLGTFSGASWMQVGIVGTVAAIMFIISFRYSKQLNALLLGEEEASYLGVDTDKLKRRVMILNTAMVSVATAFVGVISFMGLIVPHILRLLIGSDNKRLLPASMIVGATLLLLADMCARLLLAPAEIPIGIITSLVGAPVFIILLKRFNLLQHKGGYDA